In Carya illinoinensis cultivar Pawnee chromosome 10, C.illinoinensisPawnee_v1, whole genome shotgun sequence, one DNA window encodes the following:
- the LOC122278836 gene encoding cytochrome P450 94C1-like: MDLEVEASWFLQFLHPRYCFLVFSFVIFSLLLYLVRLKPWCNCEICHDYLTSNWSKQFDNLCDWYAHLLKNSPSKTIHIHVLRNTITANPDNVEYILRTRFENYPKGKPFSMILSDFLGRGIFNVDGDLWRFQRKMANLELSKSSMVSYAFNIFNCEIKNRLVPLLYLVAGKKDEVLDLQDVFRRFSFDCICQFSFGLDPSCLELSLPMSEFAVSFDLASKLSAERAMSVSPVLWKIKRKLNIGSEKKLREAVCVINILAQDVIRQKRKLGFSNHKDLLSRFMGAVNDEPYLRDIVISFLLAGRDTVASALTSFFWLLANHPLVESEIRLEADRVIGANQELKSFEQLRELHYLQAAVYESMRLYPPIQFDSKFCQEDDVLPDGTYVRRGTRVTYHPYAMGRIEEIWGPDCLRFRPERWLKDGVFIPANPFKYPVFQAGVRVCLGKEMALVELKCLALSLVRRFQIDLATPGRTPLFSPGLTSSFRGGLPVLVRKRETPL, translated from the coding sequence atGGATCTTGAAGTTGAAGCTTCCTGGTTTCTGCAGTTTCTTCACCCCCGCTATTGTTTTCTTGTATTCTCTTTCGTAATATTTTCTCTCCTGCTCTACCTGGTTAGACTAAAGCCTTGGTGCAACTGTGAGATTTGTCATGATTATCTCACGTCGAATTGGTCCAAACAATTTGATAATCTTTGTGATTGGTATGCTCATCTTCTGAAAAACTCTCCTAGTAAAACCATCCACATACATGTTCTCCGAAACACGATCACTGCTAACCCCGATAATGTCGAGTATATACTCAGAACAAGATTTGAGAATTACCCAAAAGGAAAACCTTTCTCCATGATCTTGAGTGACTTTCTGGGTCGAGGTATATTCAACGTGGACGGGGACCTATGGAGATTCCAAAGAAAGATGGCGAATCTAGAGCTTAGCAAGTCCTCCATGGTATCGTATgcattcaatattttcaattgcgagattaaaaaccgacttGTCCCTCTTTTATACTTGGTTGCAGGCAAAAAGGATGAAGTTTTGGATTTACAAGACGTGTTTCGAAGATTCTCCTTTGATTGCATATGCCAATTCTCATTTGGGTTGGACCCTAGCTGCCTCGAGTTGTCGCTACCGATGTCTGAATTCGCTGTTTCCTTTGACCTTGCATCAAAATTATCTGCTGAGAGAGCCATGTCTGTGTCCCCGGTTTTATGGAAGATCAAACGGAAACTCAATATAGGTagtgagaagaaattaagaGAAGCTGTTTGCGTGATCAACATCTTGGCACAGGATGTCATAAGGCAGAAGCGTAAACTGGGATTTTCCAATCATAAAGATCTTTTGTCCCGGTTCATGGGCGCTGTAAATGATGAACCATATCTGAGAGACATCGTTATAAGCTTCCTCTTAGCTGGCCGTGACACTGTTGCATCAGCCTTGACTAGCTTCTTCTGGCTATTGGCAAACCACCCGCTCGTGGAGTCAGAAATCCGGCTCGAGGCAGACCGAGTCATCGGAGCAAACCAGGAGCTCAAAAGCTTCGAGCAGCTGCGAGAGCTCCATTATTTACAAGCTGCGGTTTATGAGAGTATGAGACTCTATCCTCCGATACAATTCGATTCAAAGTTTTGTCAAGAGGATGATGTCCTTCCTGATGGGACGTATGTGAGGAGAGGCACTAGGGTTACTTACCATCCCTACGCAATGGGTCGGATTGAAGAAATCTGGGGTCCGGATTGTTTAAGATTCAGGCCAGAAAGGTGGTTGAAGGATGGTGTATTCATTCCAGCGAACCCTTTTAAGTACCCAGTTTTCCAAGCTGGAGTTAGGGTCTGTTTGGGCAAAGAAATGGCTCTGGTGGAGCTAAAATGTCTCGCTCTTTCATTGGTTAGGAGATTCCAAATCGACTTGGCGACACCGGGCCGCACTCCCCTGTTCTCTCCCGGGCTCACCTCCTCTTTTAGAGGCGGACTACCGGTCTTGGTGCGGAAAAGAGAAACACCTTTATAA
- the LOC122279675 gene encoding GDSL esterase/lipase At5g03610-like codes for MVVMDMQNLLSCSVLCCFLLFILSGRQQTVQGHRHLPSNIRPLKLFVFGDSYADTGNTNKSLVPWKHPYGISFPGNPTGRFSDGLVLTDYVAKFLGLNSPIPYEGWKSSSRGIPLLQYGLNFAYGGTGVFDTVVSGPNMTVQIDFLEHLLRDNVLTTKDLESSVSFVSLAGNDHFTYLRTNGSAQGLKPFITTVINQLAINLKRIHGLGVKKIAVTGLEPWGSCLIPYVTNTSLFQQCNDTYNSMVSFHNPLLKQAVEKLNSETKDSPFFIIDLYASFTSALKNEGSIKFENPPLKPCCLGVSSKYFCGNVDENGAKKYTICENPKSAFFWDVAHPSQEGWRAVYSALQPTLEQYFHY; via the exons ATGGTTGTAATGGACATGCAAAACCTCCTCTCATGTTCTGTTCTCTGCTGCTTCCTCTTGTTTATTCTCTCAG GGCGGCAACAAACGGTGCAAGGACATCGTCATTTACCCTCTAATATTCGTCCGCTAAAGCTCTTCGTCTTTGGAGATTCTTATGCTGACACAGGCAACACCAATAAATCTCTAGTCCCTTGGAAACATCCCTACGGCATCAGCTTTCCGGGAAATCCAACTGGTCGTTTCTCCGATGGCCTTGTCCTTACCGATTACGTTG CTAAGTTCTTAGGACTTAATTCTCCGATTCCATATGAAGGGTGGAAATCATCATCACGTGGGATTCCATTGTTGCAATACGGACTGAATTTTGCTTATGGAGGCACGGGTGTATTTGATACCGTTGTCTCCGGCCCAAACATGACAGTCCAGATCGATTTTCTCGAACATCTCCTCAGAGACAACGTGCTTACCACTAAAGACCTAGAGAGCTCCGTGTCCTTTGTCAGTCTCGCTGGCAATGACCACTTTACTTACCTTCGCACGAACGGATCTGCGCAG GGATTGAAACCTTTCATTACGACAGTGATCAATCAACTTGCTATCAACTTGAAACGAATTCATGGCTTGGGAGTGAAAAAAATAGCCGTGACAGGTTTAGAGCCTTGGGGATCATGTCTGATCCCTTATGTCACAAACACATCCTTATTCCAACAATGCAATGATACTTATAACTCGATGGTCAGTTTCCACAATCCTCTATTGAAGCAAGCCGTGGAAAAGCTGAACAGCGAAACAAAGGATTCTCCTTTTTTCATTATTGATCTTTATGCTTCGTTCACGTCTGCCCTCAAGAACGAAG GAAGTATAAAGTTTGAGAACCCGCCATTGAAGCCATGCTGTTTGGGTGTCAGCAGCAAATATTTCTGCGGGAATGTCGATGAAAATGGAGCCAAGAAATATACAATTTGCGAGAATCCCAAATCAGCATTCTTTTGGGACGTCGCACATCCCTCGCAGGAGGGATGGCGTGCCGTGTATTCAGCTTTGCAACCCACTCTTGAAcaatattttcactactag